A genome region from Oryzias melastigma strain HK-1 unplaced genomic scaffold, ASM292280v2 sc00388, whole genome shotgun sequence includes the following:
- the LOC112138161 gene encoding immunoglobulin lambda-like polypeptide 5, with the protein MIGSMIGSKPRGGYPYPIFGSGTGLFVSDESVVKPVVSVYPAASRVPVERGSSLLCLASAMFPPVVQFSWKRQKNNGQPENLPSTGTEQLDLRESGRSASILLIHQQEDSSYKYICSVKHEGGTVEVQTQQEFAALPAAGSTAALTSHPASSSILAEGTASVPPLDLVKLSFQSECRVKLLCLLYTVLIVKSLVYCCGLSLLMILRNKGASTNSKHAD; encoded by the exons ATGATTGGATCTATGATTGGATCTAAACCCCGAGGGGGCTATCCATACCCCATCTTTGGATCTGGAACTGGACTGTTTGTATCGG ATGAGTCCGTAGTGAAGCCCGTGGTGAGCGTGTACCCAGCAGCATCCAGAGTCCCTGTGGAGAGGGGCAGCTCCCTGCTGTGTCTGGCCTCAGCCATGTTTCCTCCTGTGGTCCAGTTCTCCTGgaaaagacagaagaacaaCGGACAACCAGAGAACCTTCCTTCTACTGGGACAGAGCAGCTGGATCTCAGAGAGTCTGGACGCAGCGCCTCCATCCTGCTGATCCATCAGCAAGAGGACAGCTCCTATAAATACATCTGCTCCGTCAAACATGAGGGGGGAACAGTGGAGGTCCAAACACAACAAG aGTTTGCTGCACTTCCAGCTGCAGGTTCCACAGCAGCTCTAACATCCCATCCAGCATCTTCCAGCATTCTAGCAGAGGGAACAGCCTCTGTTCCTCCTCTGGACCTGGTGAAGCTGTCCTTCCAGTCTGAGTGCAGGGTGAAGCTGCTCTGCCTGCTGTACACAGTGCTGATAGTGAAGAGTCTGGTGTACTGCTGTGGACTCTCTCTGCTGATGATCCTCAGAAACAAGGGAGCATCCACCAACTCCAAACATGCTGACTGA